The following proteins are encoded in a genomic region of Cataglyphis hispanica isolate Lineage 1 chromosome 9, ULB_Chis1_1.0, whole genome shotgun sequence:
- the LOC126851944 gene encoding uncharacterized protein LOC126851944 isoform X1, whose product MSAESPRRGAHKGAQIVSPQPIVDRSIIDSVAGIINDIVPQGYAGASNSDNKETISWARFEYADINDPALYPDYNEGSNTPPLLLVLGYTVGVQVWLIAATGEATEVLSWRQGVIRTLRVLPNPKTDDEHVDEFEAKRPMVAVCSEPDSTLPGPKFCDVNFISLKTGEPVHSVGFKNPVCDVLANKRSVVVTLLEKIAVFDARTLQNNITITTCYASPGPNPNPVALGTRWLAYSEKRLIPARRSSGGCEGEGVQSYTATVLYAAKSLGKGLRGLGETVASSLTGNSVSPMTMNNASNDVTQPGVVTILDLQTARDEKELDDANADAVIAHFTAHSDAIVAMTFDLTGALLMTADKRGHDFHVFKIQPHPGGPTLAAVHHLYILHRGDTTAKVQDMIFSSDARWAAVSTVRGTTHVFPVAPYGGPVGVRTHSTPHVVNRLSRFHKSAGLTDDGTRSHSPVSHAELPLSVYPYSNPRLPPYPHPTILHPLSQIRQPSSLNQVNNSSQPSRPQQRQRLHSDDSGTLPLKICACFAPPRAWIYAQRESSSKVVKRAIDSLFIMACHGNMIQYDLEPKPVAGVPKEKVCDDTMIELDVEAKGQWPLCRVPNFSELVPPLPLSNPLLSVTFTPKNNQELDSAEDRWLSQVEIVTHAGPHRRLWMGPQFAFKTYNAPSGVAVNLVEAEAIEIGITGSRPARSKPVNMPHAASRPLMPVVIDGSGSSYEQSPRFMEAYGDPLDSENVGSCESQLREDLAEAMLEISIASHRAPGRRTIIERVGQPVTKVVNPHTGTVITVSADEDEDSISSVQEYDSAPEEIFAPRSVCAEEGPASLGAADHLADVPECRTLSCEHTEICAEMRTASEPTAIDSVPDENIRELQERRALCAEMATTTTSTSIDYEREGAFRDVPTSLSLCAEPGEIPSSPMTQAKETSLWYGKTGDRFVGDKRAEDYHVHEKHFAKAKYVVSYDDDSVTLMENKTMRGERNIEMQSSADERTKGSLARRSIVVEDNATTQKRPVETSRSMRAKKYIVQENEDSVVIEDARCAVPTTRVCTKKEESEVYKKKAESAKDICKAFAREKYGETTHKNGKLKSRAPRDSFDEGRVTLENKEIKCAKAEFSDDTESKPTKSTADVIAKGENLAKLAPKAGKTGLLPDDDDDELPPLDPPPLDDFSSIEYHMVEQCKDAASTATQSDDDIEHIHASEVTQIRARIDASDDKCRDDAFFGSTVTQSSSPVEQRKSSKSTISDDDLEYIHSSEFGGLDSASSGDITYTAKSATKASNDRSLRRRHSKHALSSDDDLEHVQLSEICELELGAVTSSSQQEMEQQDTKSRLSKKRKDIMVIEKSETETADITVIYNPLEEIWLKSEEMTDKYSPIDHLKDKLEGTSPTRKGKSRISKTAASSSLLSGKRASQIVASDIVEIIDIDAMQRADTDADSTPECKILHAATGTRVKKSRKSKKSQADSQLQENSSTELSFSSSSSSFSTPPPSFRSSRVKMADLREAVQDESFVDFPRGLQEQKVEAPASTDISWSSVVKKSISLSDSQEMRKETDLEPLIEVEEKPEAGEHARKLKKISEFCDRDDRPFLESEAGKHENTQRRTFNEEKEEKEDLGEKDNADETTSMTTPMEETILVDLPVPVIDEEPWADRELAGVTIAMARTKMSHQDREDNKEQSFPEVRSVVDKTRRGNVPAERKESQRESSLQLQPVLRQQVTEDGGDLERNDPIPVLPKVSSEDPGSDACPKHAEKRSEAESSIAAKKTSNRSKRKKRR is encoded by the exons atgtctgcGGAATCACCAAGGCGAGGTGCGCATAAAGGAGCTCAAATTGTTTCACCTCAGCCCATAGTTGACAGATCGATTATTGATAGCGTTGCTGGAATTATCAATGATATAGTACCACag GGATATGCAGGAGCATCTAACTCTGATAATAAGGAAACCATATCATGGGCGCGATTTGAATACGCGGATATAAATGATCCTGCTTTGTATCCTGATTACAATGAAGGTTCCAATACACCACCATTATTATTGGTGCTAGGATATACAGTTGGCGTTCAG gtATGGCTCATAGCAGCGACGGGAGAGGCAACGGAAGTTCTATCATGGCGGCAAGGCGTGATTCGTACTCTTCGAGTTCTACCAAATCCAAAGACTGATGACGAACACGTCGACGAATTCGAAGCGAAACGGCCGATGGTAGCGGTCTGCTCCGAGCCGGATTCGACTCTTCCGGGACCAAAATTTTGCGATGTCAACTTCATCTCCTTGAAGACTGGCGAGCCGGTGCATAGCGTAGGATTTAAAAATCCTGTTTGCGACGTGCTGGCAAACAAGCGGTCTGTGGTCGTAAcgttattagaaaaaattgcgGTCTTCGATGCCAGaacattgcaaaataatataacaatcacTACCTGCTATGCCAGCCCTGGCCCAAATCCAAATCCTGTCGCTTTAGGAACACGATGGCTCGCTTACAG cgAGAAAAGATTAATCCCCGCAAGAAGGAGCAGTGGCGGTTGCGAGGGAGAGGGCGTGCAAAGTTATACAGCGACGGTTTTATATGCAGCAAAGTCACTGGGTAAAGGTCTTCGCGGATTAGGGGAAACCGTTGCTTCGAGTCTGACCGGAAATTCAGTATCACCGATGACTATGAATAATGCAAGCAACGACGTGACACAACCGGGCGTAGTCACGATATTGGATCTTCAGACCGCAAGAGATGAGAAAGAGTTGGACGACGCAAACGCGGATGCTGTAATTGCTCATTTTACCGCTCATAGTGATGCGATCGTCGCTATGACCTTTGATTTGACCGGCGCGTTATTAATGACAGCCGACAAGAGAGGACATGATTTTCATGTATTCAAAATTCAGCCGCATCCCGGTGGGCCGACATTAGCAGCAGtacatcatttatatattttacatcgtGGTGATACCACTGCAAAAGTACAA GACATGATATTCTCGAGTGACGCACGCTGGGCTGCAGTTTCAACTGTAAGAGGTACCACGCATGTTTTTCCTGTCGCACCTTATGGAGGTCCAGTTGGTGTCAGAACGCATTCCACGCCTCACGTCGTCAACAGGCTATCGAGATTCCATAAGAGTGCTGGCTTAACGGACGACGGTACTCGATCCCATTCTCCCGTGTCTCACGCGGAGCTACCTTTGTCCGTATATCCGTATTCGAATCCGAGACTTCCACCGTATCCTCATCCGACGATATTGCATCCACTGTCGCAGATTCGACAACCGTCTTCTTTGAATCAAGTCAACAATTCGTCACAGCCAAG taGACCGCAGCAAAGACAACGGTTACATTCTGACGATAGCGGGACTTTACCGTTAAAAATTTGCGCCTGTTTCGCTCCACCGAGAGCTTGGATATATGCGCAGAGGGAGTCCAGCAGCAAGGTTGTCAAAAGAGCAATTGATTCCTTGTTCATCATGGCATGTCATGGAAATATGATACAATATGACTTGGAACCTAAACCAGTTGCTG GAGTGCCAAAGGAAAAAGTCTGCGATGATACCATGATCGAGTTGGATGTCGAAGCGAAGGGTCAGTGGCCGCTTTGCAGGGTTCCCAATTTTTCGGAACTCGTCCCACCGTTGCCTTTGTCTAACCCGTTACTAAGCGTCACTTTTACACCAAAGAACAATCAAGAACTTGACTCAGCCGAGGATCGTTGGTTAAGTCAAGTAGAAATCGTCACGCATGCTGGACCGCACAGGCGACTGTGGATGGGACCACAGTTCGCTTTTAAAACTTACAACGCACCTAGCGG TGTTGCTGTTAATTTGGTCGAAGCGGAAGCGATCGAGATTGGAATCACCGGATCGCGACCAGCGAGATCGAAGCCCGTTAATATGCCTCATGCTGCGTCCAGGCCGTTGATGCCGGTTGTCATCGACGGATCAGGAA GCAGTTACGAGCAATCGCCAAGATTCATGGAGGCTTACGGTGATCCTCTAGACAGCGAGAACGTAGGTAGCTGCGAGAGTCAGCTGAGAGAGGATCTTGCCGAAGCTATGCTCGAGATATCCATTGCATCACATCGTGCCCCAG GGAGGCGTACGATAATTGAGAGGGTGGGTCAGCCGGTAACTAAAGTCGTCAACCCTCACACCGGCACCGTGATTACCGTGTCGGCCGACGAGGATGAGGACTCTATTAGCTCCGTTCAGGAGTACGATTCCGCTCCGGAGGAGATATTCGCACCTAGAAGCGTGTGCGCCGAGGAGGGACCGGCCTCGCTCGGTGCAGCGGACCACCTCGCGGACGTGCCGGAGTGCCGGACGCTGAGTTGCGAGCACACCGAGATCTGCGCGGAAATGCGTACGGCCAGTGAACCGACGGCGATCGACAGCGTACCCGACGAGAATATACGCGAGTTGCAGGAACGTCGCGCCCTATGTGCAGAGATGGCGACGACAACGACGTCGACGTCGATCGATTATGAAAGGGAAGGGGCATTCCGCGACGTACCTACGAGTCTCAGTTTATGCGCTGAACCGGGCGAGATTCCGAGCAGTCCAATGACGCAGGCGAAGGAGACTTCGTTGTGGTATGGCAAGACGGGCGACAGATTTGTCGGCGACAAGCGCGCCGAGGATTATCACGTCCACGAGAAACATTTTGCCAAAGCTAAGTATGTCGTCAGTTACGACGATGATAGCGTCACGCTGATGGAGAACAAGACGATGCGAGGCGAAAGGAATATCGAGATGCAGTCAAGCGCGGATGAAAGAACTAAGGGATCTCTCGCGAGAAGATCGATCGTCGTCGAGGACAATGCTACCACGCAGAAACGTCCGGTCGAAACGTCGCGATCGATGCGCgcgaagaaatatattgttcaAGAGAACGAGGACAGTGTCGTCATCGAGGATGCGCGATGCGCGGTTCCGACAACGCGCGTTTGcacaaagaaagaagaaagcgaGGTTTATAAGAAGAAAGCCGAAAGTGCGAAAGATATTTGTAAGGCCtttgcgagagagaaatatggGGAAACAACGCATAAAAACGGCAAATTGAAGAGTCGCGCTCCGCGAGACTCTTTCGACGAGGGTCGAGTGACATtagagaataaagaaattaaatgcgCGAAAGCGGAATTCTCCGATGACACGGAGTCTAAGCCGACGAAATCTACCGCCGACGTAATCGCGAAGGGAGAGAATCTCGCTAAACTCGCTCCGAAAGCAGGAAAAACGGGGCTGTTAcctgatgacgatgatgacgaaTTACCACCGTTAGATCCTCCACCGCTGGATGACTTTAGCTCTATTGAGTATCACATGGTGGAGCAATGTAAGGATGCCGCCTCCACGGCCACTCAGTCTGATGACGACATCGAACATATCCATGCGTCTGAGGTAACACAGATACGTGCGAGGATCGATGCGAGCGACGACAAGTGCAGAGACGATGCGTTCTTTGGCTCCACGGTTACGCAATCGTCTTCTCCGGTGGAGCAGCGGAAGAGCAGTAAGAGCACGATCTCGGACGACGATCTAGAATATATACACAGTTCCGAATTCGGTGGTCTCGATTCCGCGAGTTCGGGTGATATCACCTACACGGCCAAATCCGCGACAAAAGCGAGCAATGATAGAAGCTTACGTAGAAGGCACAGCAAGCACGCTTTGTCATCCGATGATGATTTGGAGCATGTTCAGCTTTCAGAGATTTGCGAGCTAGAACTTGGCGCAGTGACGAGTTCCTCTCAGCAAGAGATGGAGCAACAAGATACAAAATCCAGATTGAGCAAGAAACGAAAAGACATCATGGTGATCGAGAAAAGCGAAACGGAGACCGCGGATATCACCGTTATATACAATCCACTAGAAGAGATTTGGCTGAAGTCAGAAGAGATGACCGACAAGTATAGCCCCATCGATCATCTCAAGGACAAGTTGGAAGGAACGAGTCCAACGCGAAAGGGCAAAAGTCGCATTTCGAAAACGGCAGCAAGTTCCTCGTTGTTATCCGGCAAGCGGGCTTCTCAGATCGTTGCTAGCGATATCGTCGAGATTATCGATATTGATGCGATGCAGAGGGCCGATACGGACGCTGACTCGACGCCGGAATGCAAAATTCTACATGCCGCTACTGGAACTCGCGTCAAAAAGTCTCGCAAGAGCAAAAAATCGCAGGCGGATAGCCAGTTGCAGGAAAATAGCTCGACAGagctctctttttcctcttcctcctcctccttttctACTCCTCCACCTTCATTCCGTTCCTCTAGAGTGAAAATGGCGGATCTGCGAGAGGCAGTGCAAGACGAGTCGTTCGTAGACTTTCCCAGGGGTCTTCAGGAACAGAAAGTTGAAGCTCCTGCCTCGACGGATATATCATGGAGTTCTGTTGTCAAGAAAAGCATCTCCTTATCAGATTCGCAAGAGATGCGCAAAGAAACAGATCTCGAGCCATTGATAGAGGTGGAAGAGAAACCGGAGGCTGGCGAGCACGCGAGAAAGCTGAAGAAAATTTCGGAATTCTGCGACAGGGATGATCGCCCGTTCCTCGAATCTGAGGCAGGCAAACATGAGAATACACAACGACGAACCTTTAAtgaggagaaagaagaaaaggaagaccTTGGTGAAAAGGATAACGCTGATGAAACGACATCGATGACAACGCCGATGGAAGAGACTATCCTCGTAGATCTTCCCGTACCGGTAATAGATGAAGAACCTTGGGCGGACAGGGAACTTGCGGGTGTCACGATCGCAATGGCACGGACCAAGATGTCACATCAGGACAGGGAGGATAACAAAGAACAGTCTTTTCCGGAAGTACGATCCGTCGTCGACAAGACACGTCGAGGTAACGTGCCAGCCGAGAGGAAAGAATCGCAAAGAGAATCTTCTTTGCAGCTTCAGCCGGTGCTTCGGCAACAGGTGACAGAAGACGGCGGCGACCTCGAGAGGAATGATCCAATTCCGGTTCTCCCGAAGGTGTCTTCCGAAGATCCGGGATCCGATGCATGCCCGAAGCACGCCGAGAAGCGAAGCGAAGCGGAGAGCTCGATCGCTGCCAAGAAAACGAGCAACAGATCTAAGAGGAAAAAGCGCAGATGA
- the LOC126851944 gene encoding uncharacterized protein LOC126851944 isoform X3, which produces MSAESPRRGAHKGAQIVSPQPIVDRSIIDSVAGIINDIVPQGYAGASNSDNKETISWARFEYADINDPALYPDYNEGSNTPPLLLVLGYTVGVQVWLIAATGEATEVLSWRQGVIRTLRVLPNPKTDDEHVDEFEAKRPMVAVCSEPDSTLPGPKFCDVNFISLKTGEPVHSVGFKNPVCDVLANKRSVVVTLLEKIAVFDARTLQNNITITTCYASPGPNPNPVALGTRWLAYSEKRLIPARRSSGGCEGEGVQSYTATVLYAAKSLGKGLRGLGETVASSLTGNSVSPMTMNNASNDVTQPGVVTILDLQTARDEKELDDANADAVIAHFTAHSDAIVAMTFDLTGALLMTADKRGHDFHVFKIQPHPGGPTLAAVHHLYILHRGDTTAKVQDMIFSSDARWAAVSTVRGTTHVFPVAPYGGPVGVRTHSTPHVVNRLSRFHKSAGLTDDGTRSHSPVSHAELPLSVYPYSNPRLPPYPHPTILHPLSQIRQPSSLNQVNNSSQPSRPQQRQRLHSDDSGTLPLKICACFAPPRAWIYAQRESSSKVVKRAIDSLFIMACHGNMIQYDLEPKPVAGVPKEKVCDDTMIELDVEAKGQWPLCRVPNFSELVPPLPLSNPLLSVTFTPKNNQELDSAEDRWLSQVEIVTHAGPHRRLWMGPQFAFKTYNAPSGVAVNLVEAEAIEIGITGSRPARSKPVNMPHAASRPLMPVVIDGSGSSYEQSPRFMEAYGDPLDSENVGSCESQLREDLAEAMLEISIASHRAPGRRTIIERVGQPVTKVVNPHTGTVITVSADEDEDSISSVQEYDSAPEEIFAPRSVCAEEGPASLGAADHLADVPECRTLSCEHTEICAEMRTASEPTAIDSVPDENIRELQERRALCAEMATTTTSTSIDYEREGAFRDVPTSLSLCAEPGEIPSSPMTQAKETSLWYGKTGDRFVGDKRAEDYHVHEKHFAKAKYVVSYDDDSVTLMENKTMRGERNIEMQSSADERTKGSLARRSIVVEDNATTQKRPVETSRSMRAKKYIVQENEDSVVIEDARCAVPTTRVCTKKEESEVYKKKAESAKDICKAFAREKYGETTHKNGKLKSRAPRDSFDEGRVTLENKEIKCAKAEFSDDTESKPTKSTADVIAKGENLAKLAPKAGKTGLLPDDDDDELPPLDPPPLDDFSSIEYHMVEQCKDAASTATQSDDDIEHIHASEVTQIRARIDASDDKCRDDAFFGSTVTQSSSPVEQRKSSKSTISDDDLEYIHSSEFGGLDSASSGDITYTAKSATKASNDRSLRRRHSKHALSSDDDLEHVQLSEICELELGAVTSSSQQEMEQQDTKSRLSKKRKDIMVIEKSETETADITVIYNPLEEIWLKSEEMTDKYSPIDHLKDKLEGTSPTRKGKSRISKTAASSSLLSGKRASQIVASDIVEIIDIDAMQRADTDADSTPECKILHAATGTRVKKSRKSKKSQADSQLQENSSTELSFSSSSSSFSTPPPSFRSSRVKMADLREAVQDESFVDFPRGLQEQKVEAPASTDISWSSVVKKSISLSDSQEMRKETDLEPLIEVEEKPEAGEHARKLKKISEFCDRDDRPFLESEAGKHENTQRRTFNEEKEEKEDLGEKDNADETTSMTTPMEETILVDLPVPVIDEEPWADRELAGVTIAMARTKMSHQDREDNKEQSFPEVRSVVDKTRRGGSQSVASYEDLSSSSFSSASRASLDARSSPTPSYGAENMMVFPGDSSGSI; this is translated from the exons atgtctgcGGAATCACCAAGGCGAGGTGCGCATAAAGGAGCTCAAATTGTTTCACCTCAGCCCATAGTTGACAGATCGATTATTGATAGCGTTGCTGGAATTATCAATGATATAGTACCACag GGATATGCAGGAGCATCTAACTCTGATAATAAGGAAACCATATCATGGGCGCGATTTGAATACGCGGATATAAATGATCCTGCTTTGTATCCTGATTACAATGAAGGTTCCAATACACCACCATTATTATTGGTGCTAGGATATACAGTTGGCGTTCAG gtATGGCTCATAGCAGCGACGGGAGAGGCAACGGAAGTTCTATCATGGCGGCAAGGCGTGATTCGTACTCTTCGAGTTCTACCAAATCCAAAGACTGATGACGAACACGTCGACGAATTCGAAGCGAAACGGCCGATGGTAGCGGTCTGCTCCGAGCCGGATTCGACTCTTCCGGGACCAAAATTTTGCGATGTCAACTTCATCTCCTTGAAGACTGGCGAGCCGGTGCATAGCGTAGGATTTAAAAATCCTGTTTGCGACGTGCTGGCAAACAAGCGGTCTGTGGTCGTAAcgttattagaaaaaattgcgGTCTTCGATGCCAGaacattgcaaaataatataacaatcacTACCTGCTATGCCAGCCCTGGCCCAAATCCAAATCCTGTCGCTTTAGGAACACGATGGCTCGCTTACAG cgAGAAAAGATTAATCCCCGCAAGAAGGAGCAGTGGCGGTTGCGAGGGAGAGGGCGTGCAAAGTTATACAGCGACGGTTTTATATGCAGCAAAGTCACTGGGTAAAGGTCTTCGCGGATTAGGGGAAACCGTTGCTTCGAGTCTGACCGGAAATTCAGTATCACCGATGACTATGAATAATGCAAGCAACGACGTGACACAACCGGGCGTAGTCACGATATTGGATCTTCAGACCGCAAGAGATGAGAAAGAGTTGGACGACGCAAACGCGGATGCTGTAATTGCTCATTTTACCGCTCATAGTGATGCGATCGTCGCTATGACCTTTGATTTGACCGGCGCGTTATTAATGACAGCCGACAAGAGAGGACATGATTTTCATGTATTCAAAATTCAGCCGCATCCCGGTGGGCCGACATTAGCAGCAGtacatcatttatatattttacatcgtGGTGATACCACTGCAAAAGTACAA GACATGATATTCTCGAGTGACGCACGCTGGGCTGCAGTTTCAACTGTAAGAGGTACCACGCATGTTTTTCCTGTCGCACCTTATGGAGGTCCAGTTGGTGTCAGAACGCATTCCACGCCTCACGTCGTCAACAGGCTATCGAGATTCCATAAGAGTGCTGGCTTAACGGACGACGGTACTCGATCCCATTCTCCCGTGTCTCACGCGGAGCTACCTTTGTCCGTATATCCGTATTCGAATCCGAGACTTCCACCGTATCCTCATCCGACGATATTGCATCCACTGTCGCAGATTCGACAACCGTCTTCTTTGAATCAAGTCAACAATTCGTCACAGCCAAG taGACCGCAGCAAAGACAACGGTTACATTCTGACGATAGCGGGACTTTACCGTTAAAAATTTGCGCCTGTTTCGCTCCACCGAGAGCTTGGATATATGCGCAGAGGGAGTCCAGCAGCAAGGTTGTCAAAAGAGCAATTGATTCCTTGTTCATCATGGCATGTCATGGAAATATGATACAATATGACTTGGAACCTAAACCAGTTGCTG GAGTGCCAAAGGAAAAAGTCTGCGATGATACCATGATCGAGTTGGATGTCGAAGCGAAGGGTCAGTGGCCGCTTTGCAGGGTTCCCAATTTTTCGGAACTCGTCCCACCGTTGCCTTTGTCTAACCCGTTACTAAGCGTCACTTTTACACCAAAGAACAATCAAGAACTTGACTCAGCCGAGGATCGTTGGTTAAGTCAAGTAGAAATCGTCACGCATGCTGGACCGCACAGGCGACTGTGGATGGGACCACAGTTCGCTTTTAAAACTTACAACGCACCTAGCGG TGTTGCTGTTAATTTGGTCGAAGCGGAAGCGATCGAGATTGGAATCACCGGATCGCGACCAGCGAGATCGAAGCCCGTTAATATGCCTCATGCTGCGTCCAGGCCGTTGATGCCGGTTGTCATCGACGGATCAGGAA GCAGTTACGAGCAATCGCCAAGATTCATGGAGGCTTACGGTGATCCTCTAGACAGCGAGAACGTAGGTAGCTGCGAGAGTCAGCTGAGAGAGGATCTTGCCGAAGCTATGCTCGAGATATCCATTGCATCACATCGTGCCCCAG GGAGGCGTACGATAATTGAGAGGGTGGGTCAGCCGGTAACTAAAGTCGTCAACCCTCACACCGGCACCGTGATTACCGTGTCGGCCGACGAGGATGAGGACTCTATTAGCTCCGTTCAGGAGTACGATTCCGCTCCGGAGGAGATATTCGCACCTAGAAGCGTGTGCGCCGAGGAGGGACCGGCCTCGCTCGGTGCAGCGGACCACCTCGCGGACGTGCCGGAGTGCCGGACGCTGAGTTGCGAGCACACCGAGATCTGCGCGGAAATGCGTACGGCCAGTGAACCGACGGCGATCGACAGCGTACCCGACGAGAATATACGCGAGTTGCAGGAACGTCGCGCCCTATGTGCAGAGATGGCGACGACAACGACGTCGACGTCGATCGATTATGAAAGGGAAGGGGCATTCCGCGACGTACCTACGAGTCTCAGTTTATGCGCTGAACCGGGCGAGATTCCGAGCAGTCCAATGACGCAGGCGAAGGAGACTTCGTTGTGGTATGGCAAGACGGGCGACAGATTTGTCGGCGACAAGCGCGCCGAGGATTATCACGTCCACGAGAAACATTTTGCCAAAGCTAAGTATGTCGTCAGTTACGACGATGATAGCGTCACGCTGATGGAGAACAAGACGATGCGAGGCGAAAGGAATATCGAGATGCAGTCAAGCGCGGATGAAAGAACTAAGGGATCTCTCGCGAGAAGATCGATCGTCGTCGAGGACAATGCTACCACGCAGAAACGTCCGGTCGAAACGTCGCGATCGATGCGCgcgaagaaatatattgttcaAGAGAACGAGGACAGTGTCGTCATCGAGGATGCGCGATGCGCGGTTCCGACAACGCGCGTTTGcacaaagaaagaagaaagcgaGGTTTATAAGAAGAAAGCCGAAAGTGCGAAAGATATTTGTAAGGCCtttgcgagagagaaatatggGGAAACAACGCATAAAAACGGCAAATTGAAGAGTCGCGCTCCGCGAGACTCTTTCGACGAGGGTCGAGTGACATtagagaataaagaaattaaatgcgCGAAAGCGGAATTCTCCGATGACACGGAGTCTAAGCCGACGAAATCTACCGCCGACGTAATCGCGAAGGGAGAGAATCTCGCTAAACTCGCTCCGAAAGCAGGAAAAACGGGGCTGTTAcctgatgacgatgatgacgaaTTACCACCGTTAGATCCTCCACCGCTGGATGACTTTAGCTCTATTGAGTATCACATGGTGGAGCAATGTAAGGATGCCGCCTCCACGGCCACTCAGTCTGATGACGACATCGAACATATCCATGCGTCTGAGGTAACACAGATACGTGCGAGGATCGATGCGAGCGACGACAAGTGCAGAGACGATGCGTTCTTTGGCTCCACGGTTACGCAATCGTCTTCTCCGGTGGAGCAGCGGAAGAGCAGTAAGAGCACGATCTCGGACGACGATCTAGAATATATACACAGTTCCGAATTCGGTGGTCTCGATTCCGCGAGTTCGGGTGATATCACCTACACGGCCAAATCCGCGACAAAAGCGAGCAATGATAGAAGCTTACGTAGAAGGCACAGCAAGCACGCTTTGTCATCCGATGATGATTTGGAGCATGTTCAGCTTTCAGAGATTTGCGAGCTAGAACTTGGCGCAGTGACGAGTTCCTCTCAGCAAGAGATGGAGCAACAAGATACAAAATCCAGATTGAGCAAGAAACGAAAAGACATCATGGTGATCGAGAAAAGCGAAACGGAGACCGCGGATATCACCGTTATATACAATCCACTAGAAGAGATTTGGCTGAAGTCAGAAGAGATGACCGACAAGTATAGCCCCATCGATCATCTCAAGGACAAGTTGGAAGGAACGAGTCCAACGCGAAAGGGCAAAAGTCGCATTTCGAAAACGGCAGCAAGTTCCTCGTTGTTATCCGGCAAGCGGGCTTCTCAGATCGTTGCTAGCGATATCGTCGAGATTATCGATATTGATGCGATGCAGAGGGCCGATACGGACGCTGACTCGACGCCGGAATGCAAAATTCTACATGCCGCTACTGGAACTCGCGTCAAAAAGTCTCGCAAGAGCAAAAAATCGCAGGCGGATAGCCAGTTGCAGGAAAATAGCTCGACAGagctctctttttcctcttcctcctcctccttttctACTCCTCCACCTTCATTCCGTTCCTCTAGAGTGAAAATGGCGGATCTGCGAGAGGCAGTGCAAGACGAGTCGTTCGTAGACTTTCCCAGGGGTCTTCAGGAACAGAAAGTTGAAGCTCCTGCCTCGACGGATATATCATGGAGTTCTGTTGTCAAGAAAAGCATCTCCTTATCAGATTCGCAAGAGATGCGCAAAGAAACAGATCTCGAGCCATTGATAGAGGTGGAAGAGAAACCGGAGGCTGGCGAGCACGCGAGAAAGCTGAAGAAAATTTCGGAATTCTGCGACAGGGATGATCGCCCGTTCCTCGAATCTGAGGCAGGCAAACATGAGAATACACAACGACGAACCTTTAAtgaggagaaagaagaaaaggaagaccTTGGTGAAAAGGATAACGCTGATGAAACGACATCGATGACAACGCCGATGGAAGAGACTATCCTCGTAGATCTTCCCGTACCGGTAATAGATGAAGAACCTTGGGCGGACAGGGAACTTGCGGGTGTCACGATCGCAATGGCACGGACCAAGATGTCACATCAGGACAGGGAGGATAACAAAGAACAGTCTTTTCCGGAAGTACGATCCGTCGTCGACAAGACACGTCGAG GTGGCAGTCAATCAGTGGCCAGTTACGAGGACTTGAGTTCCAGCAGTTTCAGCTCCGCCAGCAGGGCATCTCTGGATGCGAGGAGTTCGCCGACACCGTCGTACGGGGCCGAGAACATGATGGTGTTCCCCGGCGACAGTAGTGGCTCCATTTGA